The Sphingosinicella humi genome has a window encoding:
- a CDS encoding alanine racemase produces the protein MDEQPLETIETPALLLDPAKLERNIERMRAQLAEAGDGVVLRPHLKTAKSIEVARRVLGGSNGPITVSTLLEAERFAEAGITDILYAVGIAQAKLDRVIEIRRREIDLTIITDNLVAAEAIAAAARASGEPIPVLIEIDSDGHRGGVPPEDRDRLIAIARTLASGGAVPRGVMTHYGGSYDARSQAELGEAARRERETTLAAAATLRAAGFEAPVASIGSTPTALNTKDLDGITEVRAGVYHFFDLVMAGLGVCSIDEIALSVLATVIGHQQDKGWILVDAGWMAMSRDRGTANQAVDQGYGLVCDASGLPWPDLIMTSANQEHGIIAVRPGSGAVLPDLPVGTQLRILPNHACATASQFDAYHVLGPDGAVTGRWPRFNGW, from the coding sequence ATGGACGAGCAGCCGCTGGAGACGATCGAAACGCCGGCGTTGCTGCTCGACCCGGCGAAGCTCGAACGCAATATCGAGCGGATGCGTGCGCAACTGGCCGAGGCCGGTGACGGCGTCGTCCTGCGCCCGCACCTTAAGACGGCGAAGTCGATCGAGGTCGCCCGGCGCGTGCTCGGCGGGTCGAACGGACCGATCACCGTCTCGACACTGCTGGAGGCCGAGCGCTTCGCCGAGGCCGGCATCACGGACATTTTGTACGCGGTCGGCATCGCGCAGGCGAAGCTCGATCGGGTGATCGAGATCAGGCGACGGGAGATCGACCTCACCATCATCACCGACAATCTCGTCGCCGCCGAAGCGATTGCCGCGGCGGCGCGGGCTTCGGGCGAGCCCATCCCGGTGCTGATCGAGATCGACAGCGACGGCCACCGGGGTGGCGTGCCGCCGGAGGATAGGGACCGGCTCATCGCGATCGCCCGCACCTTGGCGTCGGGCGGAGCCGTGCCGCGCGGGGTGATGACCCATTATGGCGGCTCCTACGACGCCCGCAGCCAAGCCGAGCTTGGCGAGGCGGCGAGGCGGGAGCGCGAGACCACCCTCGCCGCCGCTGCGACGCTTCGTGCCGCCGGCTTCGAGGCGCCGGTCGCCAGCATCGGCTCGACGCCGACCGCCCTCAACACGAAAGACCTGGACGGTATCACCGAGGTCCGCGCCGGCGTTTATCACTTCTTCGATCTCGTCATGGCGGGCCTCGGCGTCTGCTCAATCGATGAGATCGCCCTCTCGGTGCTCGCCACCGTCATCGGCCACCAGCAGGACAAGGGCTGGATATTGGTCGACGCCGGCTGGATGGCGATGTCGCGCGACCGGGGCACGGCGAACCAAGCGGTGGACCAGGGCTACGGCCTCGTCTGCGACGCGAGCGGCCTCCCCTGGCCCGATCTCATCATGACCAGCGCCAACCAGGAGCATGGCATCATCGCCGTCCGCCCCGGCTCCGGTGCTGTGCTCCCCGACCTGCCGGTCGGCACCCAGCTCCGCATTCTTCCCAACCATGCCTGCGCCACCGCGAGCCAGTTCGACGCCTATCATGTGCTCGGGCCCGACGGCGCGGTGACCGGCCGCTGGCCGCGCTTCAACGGCTGGTGA
- a CDS encoding LysR family transcriptional regulator → MDVLAFVRVVETGAFARAAERMGLSKSIVSRRVARLEQDLGAKLLTRSAQGAQPTDIGEAYFARASNILADLDAAREIVADAVTQIAGTIRLAAPLSFGTEHLAPAIAEFARLHPDVDLDISLDDRLVDLVGGGFDLAVRIGSLADSSLIARRIAPVRAVVLANPAYLAERGRPRHPRDLNDHDLLLYANPGRGNQWRFKVDGRWEYVRGTARLRADNGELLREAAVAGLGVVVLPTFIASPAIMSGQLEVVLADYPLEENGLYVVMPPGRATTARVRALVDFLAARFGPEPEWDPCWDPGHAAKKKHASGLNSPVSMR, encoded by the coding sequence ATGGATGTTCTCGCCTTCGTGCGGGTGGTGGAGACCGGAGCCTTCGCCCGCGCCGCCGAACGGATGGGCCTGTCGAAGTCGATTGTCAGCCGCCGCGTCGCCCGGTTGGAGCAGGACCTCGGCGCCAAGCTCCTCACCCGTTCGGCGCAGGGCGCACAGCCGACCGACATAGGCGAGGCCTATTTTGCCCGCGCCTCCAACATTCTCGCCGACCTCGATGCCGCAAGGGAGATCGTCGCCGATGCCGTGACGCAGATCGCCGGAACGATCCGCCTCGCCGCGCCCCTCTCCTTCGGCACCGAGCATCTGGCGCCGGCGATCGCCGAGTTCGCGCGGCTGCACCCCGATGTCGACCTCGACATATCGCTCGACGACCGGCTGGTCGACCTGGTCGGCGGCGGCTTCGATCTGGCGGTACGGATCGGGAGTTTGGCGGATTCGTCGCTGATCGCCCGGCGGATCGCCCCTGTGCGCGCAGTCGTCCTGGCAAACCCCGCCTATCTGGCCGAACGCGGACGGCCCAGGCATCCGCGCGACCTCAACGATCACGACCTCCTCCTCTACGCCAATCCCGGCCGCGGCAATCAGTGGCGGTTCAAGGTCGATGGGCGCTGGGAATATGTGCGCGGCACCGCTCGGCTTCGGGCGGACAATGGTGAGCTTCTGCGCGAGGCTGCGGTCGCCGGGCTCGGCGTCGTCGTCCTCCCCACCTTCATCGCGTCGCCCGCGATCATGTCCGGCCAACTGGAGGTCGTCCTCGCCGACTATCCGCTCGAGGAGAACGGTCTCTATGTCGTCATGCCGCCCGGACGCGCCACCACCGCAAGGGTCCGGGCCCTGGTCGATTTCCTCGCCGCGCGCTTCGGTCCCGAACCCGAATGGGATCCTTGCTGGGACCCAGGCCACGCGGCAAAAAAGAAGCACGCAAGCGGACTTAACAGCCCAGTATCGATGCGCTAG
- a CDS encoding DUF3297 family protein — MTDTPPDRLSLNPRSPYFDAEMLRRGVGIRFKGQEKTNVEEYCVSEGWIRVPAGRSLDRYGQPMTVKLSGPVEPYFQDAAKADEDKAPE, encoded by the coding sequence ATGACCGATACGCCCCCCGATCGCCTCTCGCTCAATCCGCGCAGCCCCTATTTCGACGCCGAGATGCTCCGGCGCGGCGTCGGCATCCGATTCAAGGGGCAGGAAAAGACGAACGTCGAGGAATATTGCGTCTCGGAAGGCTGGATCCGCGTCCCCGCCGGCCGCAGCCTCGACCGCTACGGCCAGCCGATGACCGTGAAGCTCTCCGGCCCGGTCGAGCCCTATTTCCAGGACGCCGCCAAGGCCGACGAAGACAAGGCGCCAGAATAA
- a CDS encoding DUF885 domain-containing protein yields the protein MTLKLPLAALLLAATSLSAYAAQPAGAPAASAAPASQQAEDARLLAFLDAAFDAQVAMSPEAMTSLGMKTDYDKLDDYTDAQNQKSRELAERQLADMKAQFDYETLSPTGQLSYKLFENDVERGRKRFQWRWHDFPISTNGSPAGDIPVFLINQHRVDSVADAEAYISRLKQVERVMNEVAANVRTQAGMGILPPKLNFDPVRADARKVLTGAPFDNGPDNSILADFREKVAKLDASDDVKAKLVADATAALTGPFRRGYDALFAVLDEIEPQATDNDGAWSLPDGDAYYADQLRFFTTTDLSGDQIHQTGLDQVKRIHGEMEAIKDQVGFKGTLQQFFAHIKTSPEFKYPNSDEGRQQYLKDATAYIDQVMKAAPRYFSRLPKASLEVRAVEEWRQDTAPVAFYNRPAPDGSRPGIYYVNLADMTQVLKPQVETIAYHEGAPGHHFQGALAQELPGLPKFRRFGGNSAYGEGWGLYAERFGKEMGFYKDPMSEFGMLSSQLWRAVRLVVDTGLHAKRWSREQAIDYFKENSLVSERDIVKEVERYINNPGQATSYMIGQIRIMELRDKAKAALGDKFDIREFHTVILGNGALPLDVLEAQVDAWIAGKKARA from the coding sequence GTGACGCTCAAGCTTCCGCTCGCCGCCCTCCTCCTCGCCGCCACGTCGCTCAGCGCCTATGCCGCACAGCCGGCCGGAGCGCCCGCCGCCTCGGCCGCCCCGGCCTCCCAGCAAGCCGAGGATGCCCGCCTTCTCGCTTTCCTGGATGCCGCCTTTGATGCGCAGGTGGCGATGAGCCCGGAGGCTATGACCAGCCTCGGCATGAAGACCGATTACGACAAGCTCGACGACTATACCGACGCGCAGAACCAGAAATCCCGCGAGCTGGCGGAGCGGCAGCTCGCCGATATGAAGGCGCAATTCGATTATGAGACGCTGAGCCCCACCGGCCAGCTCAGCTACAAGCTGTTCGAGAACGACGTCGAGCGCGGGCGCAAGCGTTTCCAGTGGCGCTGGCACGATTTTCCAATTTCGACCAACGGCAGCCCGGCCGGCGATATTCCGGTGTTCCTCATCAACCAGCACCGGGTCGACAGCGTCGCCGACGCCGAAGCCTATATTTCGCGGCTCAAACAGGTCGAGCGGGTGATGAACGAGGTCGCCGCCAACGTCCGCACCCAGGCGGGCATGGGCATCCTGCCGCCCAAGCTCAATTTCGATCCGGTGCGGGCCGATGCGCGGAAGGTGCTGACCGGCGCGCCCTTCGACAATGGTCCCGACAACAGCATCCTCGCCGACTTCAGGGAGAAGGTGGCGAAGCTCGACGCCTCCGACGACGTCAAGGCGAAGCTGGTCGCCGACGCCACCGCCGCACTGACCGGTCCCTTCAGGCGCGGTTACGACGCCCTGTTCGCGGTGCTCGACGAGATCGAGCCCCAGGCGACCGACAATGACGGCGCGTGGAGCCTGCCCGACGGCGATGCTTATTATGCCGACCAGCTCCGGTTTTTCACCACCACCGACCTCAGCGGTGACCAGATCCACCAGACCGGCCTCGACCAGGTGAAGCGCATCCATGGCGAGATGGAAGCGATCAAGGACCAAGTGGGCTTCAAGGGCACGCTCCAGCAGTTCTTCGCGCACATCAAGACGAGCCCGGAGTTCAAATATCCGAACAGCGACGAGGGGCGGCAGCAGTATCTCAAGGACGCCACCGCCTATATCGACCAGGTGATGAAGGCGGCGCCGCGCTATTTTAGCCGCCTGCCCAAGGCGTCTCTGGAGGTCCGCGCGGTCGAGGAATGGCGGCAGGACACGGCGCCGGTCGCCTTCTACAATCGCCCGGCGCCGGACGGCTCCCGCCCCGGCATCTATTACGTCAACCTCGCCGACATGACGCAGGTGCTGAAGCCGCAGGTCGAGACCATCGCCTATCATGAGGGTGCGCCCGGGCATCACTTCCAGGGCGCGTTGGCGCAGGAGCTTCCCGGACTCCCCAAGTTCCGCCGCTTCGGCGGCAACAGCGCCTATGGCGAGGGCTGGGGCCTTTATGCCGAGCGCTTCGGCAAGGAGATGGGCTTTTACAAGGATCCCATGTCGGAGTTCGGCATGCTCTCCTCCCAGCTCTGGCGCGCCGTGCGGCTGGTGGTCGACACCGGCCTCCACGCCAAGCGCTGGAGCCGCGAGCAGGCGATCGACTATTTCAAGGAAAACTCGCTGGTGAGCGAGCGCGACATCGTCAAGGAGGTCGAGCGCTACATCAACAATCCGGGCCAGGCGACGAGCTACATGATCGGCCAGATCCGCATCATGGAGTTGCGCGACAAGGCCAAGGCGGCGCTCGGCGACAAGTTCGACATCCGCGAATTCCACACCGTCATCCTCGGCAACGGCGCCCTGCCGCTGGATGTGCTCGAGGCCCAGGTCGACGCCTGGATCGCCGGAAAGAAGGCAAGGGCCTGA
- a CDS encoding DUF885 domain-containing protein translates to MKLQLPLTALLLATAACAPQMEANPPAPLATAPTTEAAATSPAEEDARLLAFLDEGFDAIVATSPQFMTALGIKTDYDKLNDYTDAQAQRVLAMEEAQLAAMKAKFDYEALSPAGQLSYRLFEHEVARDREQFEWRWHDFPISTNGSPAGSIPVFLINQHKIDSVADAEAYISRLKEVERVMSEVSANVRRQAEMGIVPPKLNFEPARADAKKVITGAPFTDGPDSTLFADFKKKVSALTAPPEVKERLIAEASAALTGPFKRGYDTMFAALDAIEPLATDNNGAWDLPRGAEYYASQLRYSTTTDLSADQIHQIGLDEVARIHGEMEAIKAKVGFKGTLQQFFEHLKTGEQFHFPNTEAGRAQYLKEANAYIDQVMGVAPQYFRRLPKAPLEVRAVEKWREETAAVAFYNRPSPDGSRPGIYYVNLADMTQVLKPQIEAISYHEGAPGHHFQSALAQELPNVPKFRRFGGYGAYGEGWGLYSEKLGKEMGFYQDPYSDFGRLSLELWRAVRLVTDTGLHHKRWSREQAIEYFRENSLLSERDIVKEVERYINNPGQATSYKIGQLKILELRAKAEKALGDKFDVRDFHAAVLENGSLPLDVLEAQIDAYIAEAQR, encoded by the coding sequence ATGAAGCTTCAGCTCCCGCTTACCGCCCTGCTTCTCGCCACCGCCGCGTGCGCGCCGCAGATGGAGGCGAACCCGCCCGCGCCGCTTGCCACCGCGCCGACCACCGAGGCCGCAGCCACCTCCCCGGCCGAGGAAGACGCCCGCCTCCTCGCCTTCCTCGACGAAGGCTTCGATGCGATCGTCGCGACCAGCCCGCAATTCATGACCGCGCTCGGCATCAAGACCGATTACGACAAGCTCAACGACTATACCGACGCGCAGGCGCAGCGGGTGCTGGCGATGGAGGAAGCCCAGCTCGCCGCGATGAAGGCGAAGTTCGATTATGAGGCGCTGAGCCCCGCCGGCCAGCTCAGCTATCGCCTGTTCGAACATGAGGTCGCCCGCGACCGCGAGCAGTTCGAATGGCGCTGGCACGATTTCCCGATCTCGACCAACGGCAGCCCCGCCGGCTCGATCCCCGTCTTCCTCATCAACCAGCACAAGATCGACAGCGTCGCCGATGCCGAGGCCTATATCTCGCGTCTGAAGGAGGTCGAGCGGGTGATGAGCGAAGTCTCGGCCAACGTCCGCCGCCAAGCCGAGATGGGCATCGTCCCGCCCAAGCTCAATTTCGAGCCGGCCCGCGCCGATGCGAAGAAGGTCATCACCGGCGCGCCCTTCACCGATGGCCCCGACAGCACCCTCTTTGCCGACTTCAAGAAGAAGGTGAGCGCCCTCACCGCTCCGCCCGAGGTTAAGGAGCGGCTGATCGCCGAGGCTTCCGCGGCGCTGACCGGCCCGTTCAAGCGCGGCTACGACACCATGTTCGCCGCCCTCGACGCGATCGAACCGCTGGCGACCGACAATAACGGCGCCTGGGACCTGCCGCGCGGCGCCGAATATTATGCGAGCCAGCTTCGCTATTCGACCACCACCGACCTCAGCGCCGACCAAATCCACCAGATCGGCCTCGACGAGGTCGCGCGCATCCATGGCGAGATGGAAGCGATCAAGGCGAAGGTGGGCTTCAAGGGCACGCTCCAGCAGTTCTTCGAGCATCTCAAGACCGGCGAGCAGTTCCACTTCCCCAACACCGAAGCGGGCCGGGCGCAGTATCTGAAGGAGGCCAACGCCTACATCGATCAGGTGATGGGGGTGGCGCCGCAATATTTCCGGCGCCTGCCCAAGGCGCCGCTGGAGGTCCGCGCCGTCGAGAAGTGGCGGGAGGAGACGGCCGCGGTCGCCTTCTACAACCGCCCGTCGCCCGACGGCTCCCGCCCCGGCATCTATTACGTCAACCTCGCCGACATGACGCAGGTGCTCAAACCCCAGATCGAGGCGATCAGCTATCATGAGGGCGCGCCGGGCCATCATTTCCAGTCCGCGCTCGCCCAGGAGCTGCCGAACGTTCCCAAGTTCCGCCGGTTCGGCGGCTACGGCGCCTATGGCGAAGGCTGGGGCCTCTATTCGGAGAAGCTCGGCAAGGAGATGGGTTTCTACCAGGATCCCTATTCGGACTTCGGGCGCCTCTCGCTCGAGCTCTGGCGTGCAGTCCGCCTCGTCACCGACACCGGCCTCCACCACAAGCGCTGGAGCCGCGAGCAAGCGATCGAGTATTTCCGGGAGAATTCGCTCCTCTCCGAGCGCGACATCGTCAAGGAAGTGGAGCGCTACATCAACAATCCCGGCCAGGCGACGAGCTACAAGATCGGCCAGCTGAAGATATTGGAGCTGCGGGCCAAGGCGGAGAAGGCGCTCGGTGACAAGTTCGACGTGCGCGATTTCCACGCCGCCGTGCTGGAGAACGGATCGCTCCCGCTCGACGTGTTGGAAGCGCAGATCGATGCCTATATTGCGGAGGCGCAGCGCTGA
- a CDS encoding PAS domain S-box protein — translation MNRGTTDASPPKQRNFLVGGGELGALIGAYDWSATSLGPIDRWPQNLKAAVGTILRSPVPLATLWGEDGVMIYNDAYSQFAGGRHPKLLGSKIREGWPEIADFNDNVMKTVLAGGTLSYKDQELTLYRHGEAEQVWMDLDYSPLLDESGKPAGVIAIVVETSGRVSSERRMRESEARFRRIADSAPTPMWVTRPDRRREFVNRAYVDFLDVSYGQAVDFDWRTILHPDDHDRVVAESLAGEASLKPFALEGRYRRHDGEWRWLRSISQPRLGPNGEANGFIGVAHDISDAKQAESLRAAQTRVLELAIRNTSLEETLEALIASVEAQSSAGVIGSILLLDEDGVHLRHGAAPKLPKAYIEGIDGSAIGPEAGSCGAAAHSKAPVHVSDIASDPRWVSFRDLALGHGLKACWSTPILSSQGAVLGTFAMYYREPREANSDDLELVEFVTRTASLVIERKKAERALQEESRRLETLNRIGAAVAGELDLERLVQRVTDAAVELTGAQFGAFFYNVLDQAGESYMLYTLSGVDRSAFESFPMPRNTAVFGPTFRGEGVVRSGDITRDPRYGKNEPYHGMPEGHLPVRSYLAVPVTSRSGAVLGGLFFGHSETGRFTESHERLIAGIAAQAAIGIDNARLYQEAQREIAERKHAEQTLRESEAHLSAMVNQTTAGLAEVDLDGRFVRVNDRYCEIVGRSREELLELKMQDITHPDDLPGNLEKFQRLVEKTTPYEIEKRYFRSDGSVVWVNNSVSYIRAADDRPGTVLAVTIDITGRRETEEALRDLNETLEARVAEAVDERERAQDALRQAQKMEAVGQLTGGIAHDFNNLLTVVIGNLDMGRRALDMEGGDARLRRSLDNAQRGAERAAALTQRLLAFSRRQPLSPKPLDAHKLVMGMSDLVSRALGETIRLEVVTSPGLWPIEADPNELEAAILNLAVNARDAMASGGSLTIETANAVVSDCQLPGQGAVAPGSYVVISVTDTGKGMSKEMAVRAFEPFFTTKEVGKGTGLGLSQVYGFVKQSGGHVHIQSEEGQGTTVKIYLPRLAGEEAADEEEGAKPAPEHGRSDECLLVVEDDDDVRGYTVELLRELGYRVLEAHDGPSALRLLERQDAPVQLLFTDVVMPGMSGRELAERARAVQPDLKILYTSGYTRDAIVHGGRLDPGVDLLVKPFTYQALARKVRDMLDGRIRPADREPPPPRE, via the coding sequence GTGAATCGAGGCACGACCGACGCAAGCCCGCCGAAACAGAGAAACTTCCTCGTCGGGGGCGGCGAACTCGGGGCGCTGATCGGCGCCTACGATTGGTCGGCCACCTCGCTCGGCCCTATCGATAGATGGCCGCAAAACCTCAAGGCGGCGGTGGGCACCATCCTCCGCTCCCCTGTTCCGCTCGCGACGCTGTGGGGCGAGGACGGCGTCATGATCTACAACGACGCCTATTCCCAGTTCGCCGGCGGTCGTCATCCGAAGTTGCTCGGTTCCAAGATTCGGGAGGGCTGGCCCGAGATCGCCGATTTCAACGACAATGTCATGAAAACGGTGCTTGCCGGCGGCACCTTGTCGTACAAGGACCAGGAGCTGACCCTCTATCGCCACGGCGAGGCCGAGCAGGTCTGGATGGACCTCGATTACTCACCGCTGCTCGACGAGAGCGGCAAACCCGCGGGGGTGATCGCCATCGTAGTGGAGACGTCCGGCCGGGTTTCCAGCGAACGCCGCATGCGCGAGAGCGAGGCGCGCTTTAGGCGCATCGCCGACAGCGCGCCGACGCCCATGTGGGTGACGCGGCCGGACCGCCGGCGCGAGTTCGTTAACCGCGCCTATGTCGATTTTCTCGATGTTTCTTATGGGCAAGCCGTCGATTTCGACTGGCGGACCATCCTCCACCCCGACGATCATGACCGGGTCGTCGCCGAATCCCTGGCCGGCGAGGCCTCGCTCAAACCCTTTGCCCTCGAGGGGCGCTATCGCCGGCATGACGGGGAGTGGCGCTGGCTTCGCTCCATTTCCCAGCCGCGCCTCGGGCCGAACGGCGAAGCGAACGGCTTCATCGGCGTGGCCCATGATATCAGCGATGCGAAGCAGGCCGAGAGCCTTCGAGCGGCACAGACCCGGGTGCTGGAGCTGGCCATCCGGAATACCTCGCTCGAGGAAACGCTGGAAGCGCTGATCGCCTCGGTCGAAGCGCAATCGTCAGCCGGAGTGATCGGCTCCATCCTGCTGCTGGACGAGGATGGCGTGCACCTGCGCCACGGCGCGGCGCCAAAGCTGCCGAAGGCCTATATCGAGGGCATCGACGGCTCCGCCATCGGCCCGGAAGCAGGCTCATGCGGCGCGGCAGCCCACAGCAAGGCGCCGGTCCACGTCTCGGACATCGCCTCCGACCCGCGCTGGGTGAGTTTTCGCGACCTTGCGCTCGGCCATGGTCTCAAGGCTTGCTGGTCGACGCCGATCCTTTCGAGCCAGGGCGCAGTGCTCGGTACCTTCGCCATGTATTATCGCGAACCTCGGGAAGCCAATTCGGACGATCTCGAACTGGTCGAATTCGTCACCCGCACCGCTTCGCTGGTGATCGAGCGCAAGAAAGCCGAGCGGGCCCTGCAGGAGGAAAGTCGCCGGCTGGAGACGCTGAACCGGATCGGCGCGGCCGTCGCGGGCGAGCTGGACCTGGAGCGCTTGGTCCAGAGGGTAACCGACGCGGCCGTCGAGCTGACCGGCGCGCAGTTCGGCGCCTTTTTCTACAATGTGCTGGACCAGGCGGGCGAGAGCTACATGCTCTACACCCTCTCGGGCGTCGACCGTTCGGCCTTCGAGAGCTTTCCGATGCCGCGCAACACGGCGGTCTTCGGCCCGACCTTTCGCGGCGAAGGTGTCGTGCGTTCGGGCGACATCACCCGGGATCCGCGCTACGGCAAGAACGAGCCCTATCATGGCATGCCGGAAGGCCATTTGCCGGTCCGCAGCTATCTTGCCGTTCCAGTCACCAGTCGATCCGGCGCGGTTCTTGGCGGTCTCTTCTTCGGTCATTCGGAAACCGGGCGCTTCACCGAGAGCCACGAGCGTCTGATAGCGGGAATAGCCGCCCAGGCGGCGATCGGCATCGACAATGCCCGCCTTTACCAAGAGGCACAGCGGGAAATCGCCGAGCGCAAGCACGCCGAGCAGACGCTGAGGGAAAGCGAGGCGCATCTTTCGGCAATGGTCAACCAGACCACGGCCGGCTTGGCCGAGGTCGACCTGGACGGGCGGTTCGTCAGGGTCAACGACCGCTATTGCGAGATAGTCGGCCGCAGCCGCGAAGAGCTGCTCGAACTCAAGATGCAGGACATCACGCACCCCGACGATCTGCCGGGGAACCTCGAGAAGTTTCAGCGCCTCGTCGAGAAGACGACGCCCTACGAAATCGAAAAGCGGTACTTTCGTTCCGATGGGTCCGTGGTCTGGGTCAACAATAGCGTCAGCTACATTCGCGCCGCCGACGATCGCCCCGGCACCGTCCTCGCGGTGACCATCGACATCACAGGCCGTCGAGAAACCGAAGAAGCGCTGCGTGATCTCAACGAGACGCTGGAAGCGCGGGTCGCGGAGGCCGTAGATGAGCGCGAGCGAGCCCAGGACGCGCTCCGCCAAGCCCAGAAGATGGAAGCGGTCGGGCAACTCACCGGCGGCATTGCCCATGACTTCAACAATCTGCTGACCGTCGTCATCGGAAATCTCGACATGGGCCGCCGCGCCCTCGACATGGAAGGCGGCGACGCCCGTCTCCGCCGCTCGCTGGACAATGCGCAACGGGGCGCGGAGCGCGCGGCGGCCCTCACCCAACGCCTGCTAGCCTTTTCGCGCCGTCAGCCGCTTTCGCCCAAGCCGCTCGATGCCCACAAGCTAGTGATGGGAATGTCGGATCTGGTCAGTCGGGCGCTCGGCGAGACGATCAGGCTGGAAGTCGTCACGTCGCCGGGCTTATGGCCGATCGAGGCCGATCCCAATGAGCTGGAGGCGGCCATCCTCAATCTCGCCGTCAATGCGCGCGATGCCATGGCCTCGGGGGGCAGCCTGACCATAGAGACGGCCAATGCGGTCGTCTCCGACTGCCAGTTGCCGGGCCAGGGCGCGGTGGCACCGGGGAGCTATGTCGTCATCTCGGTCACCGACACCGGCAAGGGCATGTCGAAGGAGATGGCCGTCCGCGCCTTCGAACCCTTCTTCACCACCAAGGAGGTCGGCAAGGGGACCGGGCTCGGCCTCAGCCAGGTCTATGGCTTCGTCAAGCAATCCGGCGGCCATGTGCATATCCAATCGGAGGAAGGCCAGGGAACGACCGTTAAGATTTACCTCCCGCGCCTTGCAGGCGAGGAGGCGGCCGACGAGGAGGAAGGGGCGAAGCCGGCGCCGGAGCATGGACGTTCCGACGAATGCCTGCTCGTCGTCGAAGACGATGACGACGTTCGCGGCTACACGGTCGAGCTTCTCCGCGAGCTAGGCTATCGCGTGCTGGAGGCGCATGATGGTCCGTCGGCGCTGAGGCTGCTCGAGCGACAGGACGCACCGGTCCAGCTCCTCTTCACCGACGTGGTGATGCCGGGCATGTCCGGCCGCGAGCTGGCGGAGCGCGCCCGCGCGGTTCAGCCGGACCTCAAGATCCTCTACACCAGCGGCTACACCCGGGACGCCATCGTCCATGGCGGACGCCTCGACCCGGGCGTGGACCTGCTCGTCAAGCCTTTCACCTATCAGGCGCTCGCGCGGAAAGTCCGCGACATGCTCGACGGCCGCATTCGGCCGGCCGACCGCGAGCCGCCGCCGCCGCGGGAATGA